Proteins co-encoded in one Fusarium fujikuroi IMI 58289 draft genome, chromosome FFUJ_chr06 genomic window:
- a CDS encoding related to molybdopterin synthase large subunit, which produces MATQEKVQDLWELSEQDCYVALTHDHLNAQAIMDRVRSPSAGAIVLFAGTTRDNFAGKPVKELQYTAYHPRALKSMMAIAKDVRDKHGLRGVAMIHRLGPVPIAEESILIAVSSPHRQAAWRAGEEALEECKSKVEVWKREEFEGEEGIWRANRDGAIGQREES; this is translated from the exons ATGGCAACTCAAGAAAAGGTTCAGGATCTTTGGGAACTATCAGAACAAGACTGCTATGTCGCTCTGACTCACGATCATCTCAATGCCCAGGCCATCATGGACCGGGTGCGCAGCCCCTCAGCTGGCGCAATCGTGCTATTTGCAG GTACCACCCGCGATAACTTCGCAGGAAAGCCAGTGAAGGAGCTACAGTATACAGCGTATCACCCCAGGGCTCTCAAGTCCATGATGGCCATTGCAAAGGACGTTCGCGATAAGCATGGTCTCCGCGGAGTAGCCATGATTCATCGCCTCGGACCTGTGCCTATCGCAGAAGAGAGCATACTAATCGCCGTTTCGTCACCTCATCGGCAAGCGGCGTGGCGAGCTGGTGAAGAGGCGTTGGAAGAGTGCAAATCCAAAGTAGAGGTTTGGAAACGTGAGGAGTTTGAGGGTGAGGAGGGGATATGGAGAGCAAACCGAGACGGAGCTATCGGACAGCGTGAAGAAAGCTGA
- a CDS encoding related to RNA binding motif protein codes for MNMSDEFQDRDAGYRSRQANFPMGRRDHSRSPPKQAFRDDPQERSSRYRDDERDHDYDYDNRSGRHADGNSRRGGASREARYNSRDEHDYRGMYDDVYVDNSNDQGQRRHEDDKRTGRGRYRDGDDPRSQSPSGSYHNRGRSGSPTRDAGKPSDTVILEGLPFSISSNELRDSILSNSVASEFPSIDVRVSASKGNRRAFVQFQEVDHAVAFMREHYPKLLVEMTHSTDDIPEGRFDAYIHYARNRDARDEADARGVPGGDWICPTCDFSNFSTRTKCKICGGPQAAPAWQLSLTGMADASDVPSQILVVYPLASFVTEDMLAEDMKRLELVKPNQVKNTSNGAPKLKSTAPTGDTTGYGARPGSLHRVFLMRDAHTNESFKYGFAEFWTVEDASAAMAKFHKSRSFTVAACPVTVSSTHMGVFLPEQREVTPEIEHLSFRPLLNPNLRVRYRDYHVYPSPRVVNEQPPGGEGASKTTEEDGNDKKSKKRKAEGSLAASSTKKSVPMMAGQMAMWQRKRDELRVEKDTRPTRQDKPEFSDVNRTPLRINLSGSGGDSSKSQSAIRISLSGTQKLGPPEHAAPSKQGSPDEADTPGSTTQATSVSGDAPISYVDRDRLMCLICMRKYKSADEVNIHEKSRNHKNAMENEEQVKAALPRLAARDKRLQKQVQENPDSAAAASQYRDRAKERRAAFNQPTKPTVAPQGKPKSGPKAEEAAPAPKPVQSKGAGMLAKMGWSTGAGLGANGDGRTEVIETNAYQEGVGLGAEGGNLGDAAQLAERKTKNSYAEYVNTVQDRARERYNKMG; via the exons ATGAACATGAGCGACGAATTTCAAGACCGAGATGCCGGCTACCGATCGCGGCAGG CTAACTTCCCCATGGGACGGCGAGATCATTCCAGGTCTCCGCCCAAGCAAGCTTTCCGCGACGATCCTCAAGAGAGAAGTTCTCGATACCGGGATGACGAGAGGGACCACGACTACGATTACGACAACCGGTCTGGCCGTCACGCTGATGGAAACTCAAGAAGAGGCGGCGCATCTCGAGAAGCGCGCTACAACTCTCGCGACGAACATGACTACCGAGGCATGTATGATGATGTTTACGTAGACAACAGCAACGATCAAGGGCAACGACGTCATGAGGACGACAAGCGGACTGGCAGAGGGCGGTACCGTGACGGCGATGATCCACGATCACAGTCTCCGTCTGGAAGCTATCATAACCGCGGTCGCTCCGGCAGCCCAACGCGAGATGCTGGCAAGCCTAGCGACACCGTCATTCTTGAAGGCCTGCCTTTCAGTATATCGTCGAACGAG CTGCGCGACAGTATCCTGAGCAACTCAGTTGCCTCCGAGTTCCCCTCAATTGACGTGCGCGTTTCCGCTTCCAAGG GAAATCGCAGAGCGTTTGTGCAGTTCCAGGAAGTTGACCATGCTGTTGCTTTTATGAGAGAACATTATCCaaagcttcttgttgagatgaCGCATTCCACTGATGACATCCCAGAAGGGAGATTCGATGCGTACATCCATTACGCTCGGAATCGAGATGCACGCGATGAAGCCGATGCTCGGGGAGTTCCCGGTGGTGACTGGATCTGTCCTACT TGCGACTTTTCCAACTTTTCTACCCGAACTAAATGCAAGATTTGTGGCGGCCCACAGGCTG CCCCAGCCTGGCAATTGAGCCTCACAGGCATGGCAGATGCTTCGGATGTACCCTCACAAATCCTTGTTGTTTACCCCTTGGCGTCATTTGTGACTGAAGACATGCTAGCCGAAGACATGAAGCGACTAGAGCTTGTAAAGCCCAACCAAGTCAAGAATACTTCTAATGGAGCACCCAAACTGAAGTCCACAGCCCCAACAGGCGACACGACAGGTTACGGCGCTCGACCTGGCTCTCTTCATCGAGTCTTCCTTATGCGTGACGCGCACACGAACGAATCCTTCAAATATGGTTTTGCTGAGTTCTGGACGGTGGAAGACGCATCGGCCGCGATGGCAAAATTTCACAAATCTCGATCATTTACTGTTGCAGCATGCCCAGTGACAGTATCTAGCACTCATATgggagttttcttgcctgaACAACGCGAGGTTACACCGGAAATCGAGCACCTGTCATTCAGACCCTTGCTCAACCCCAACCTTCGTGTTCGATACCGAGACTACCATGTGTATCCGAGCCCGCGGGTTGTTAATGAGCAGCCTCCTGGAGGTGAAGGTGCCTCGAAAACaaccgaggaagatggcaacgataagaagtcaaagaagcGCAAAGCAGAGGGAAGTCTCGCTGCTTCTTCTACGAAGAAGTCTGTGCCAATGATGGCGGGCCAAATGGCCATGTGGCAGCGCAAGAGGGATGAGCTTCGCGTCGAGAAAGATACTAGACCAACAAGACAGGACAAGCCTGAGTTCAGCGATGTGAATCGGACTCCACTTCGCATAAACCTGTCAGGTTCAGGAGGAGACTCATCGAAATCTCAGAGTGCTATTAGGATCTCACTTTCCGGGACACAGAAACTTGGTCCTCCAGAGCATGCGGCTCCCAGCAAGCAGGGCTCACCAGATGAGGCGGATACTCCCGGCAGTACGACACAGGCGACCTCAGTCTCTGGAGACGCACCAATCTCTTATGTCGATCGTGATCGATTGATGTGCCTGATTTGCATGCGCAAGTACAAATCCGCGGATGAAGTTAACATTCATGAAAAATCCCGGAACCACAAGAACGCGATGGAAAACGAAGAACAGGTCAAGGCGGCATTGCCTAGATTAGCAGCACGCGACAAGAGACTTCAGAAACAGGTCCAAGAGAATCCCGACTCGGCAGCTGCGGCATCGCAATATCGCGATCGTGCTAAAGAGAGGCGAGCTGCCTTCAACCAGCCTACCAAGCCAACAGTCGCACCACAAGGCAAACCCAAGTCGGGCCCAAAGGCGGAAGAGGCGGCGCCCGCTCCGAAGCCCGTTCAGTCTAAGGGAGCAGGTATGCTGGCCAAGATGGGATGGTCAACCGGTGCAGGCCTTGGAGCCAATGGAGATGGGCGTACCGAGGTCATCGAGACAAATGCTTACCAGGAGGGCGTTGGATTGGGCGCAGAGGGCGGCAATCTTGGCGACGCAGCGCAATTGGCTGAGCGTAAGACAAAGAACAGTTACGCCGAATATGTGAACACGGTGCAGGACAGGGCACGGGAGCGGTACAACAAGATGGGCTGA